One Anastrepha obliqua isolate idAnaObli1 chromosome 6, idAnaObli1_1.0, whole genome shotgun sequence DNA window includes the following coding sequences:
- the LOC129250520 gene encoding transcription factor Adf-1-like, whose translation MALNDEQLVILVQDKKELYDKSNPLYKLQGRKAMIWEQMGKELGTSGEVCRRRWLALRDRYGREARKSEAPSGSGADYQRPWYLLESMSFLRPHVIPRPCSQNVCPAVPSLTPSTATTTLSPLPPLPIVPEEEFLDDVDPPFPSTSATSPLQVQRTSGKKRDRSAEVESGILEAIDLLKKRCLEKENKPNNSADSFGCMIGSMVAKMSAAKQARAMQGILDVIFKIQQEPE comes from the exons ATGGCGCTGAATGATGAGCAACTTGTAATCCTAGTGCAAGATAAAAAGGAGCTCTACGACAAGAGCAACCCTCTGTATAAGTTGCAGGGAAGAAAAGCCATGATATGGGAACAGATGGGAAAGGAGCTGGGCACAAGTG GTGAGGTATGCAGACGGAGGTGGTTAGCTCTTCGCGATCGCTATGGCAGAGAAGCCAGAAAATCGGAAGCACCATCAGGCAGTGGAGCAGACTACCAGAGGCCGTGGTATCTGCTTGAAAGCATGTCGTTTTTAAGGCCGCATGTTATTCCTCGACC GTGCTCACAAAATGTGTGCCCAGCAGTACCCTCGCTAACGCCTTCAACTGCTACTACTACGCTCTCACCGTTGCCACCGTTGCCAATAGTGCCAGAAGAAGAGTTTTTGGATGATGTAGATCCACCATTCCCATCAACATCAGCGACATCTCCACTCCAGGTACAGCGAACTAGCGGAAAAAAACGGGACAGAAGTGCTGAGGTCGAGAGTGGCATCTTGGAAGCGATCGATCTCTTGAAAAAGAGATGCCTGGAGAAAGAAAACAAACCAAACAACTCGGCGGACTCCTTCGGTTGCATGATTGGCTCAATGGTTGCCAAAATGAGTGCAGCTAAGCAAGCCCGGGCCATGCAAGGAATCCTCGAcgttatatttaaaatacagcAGGAGCCGGAATga